One Pseudomonas tolaasii NCPPB 2192 genomic window carries:
- the treC gene encoding alpha,alpha-phosphotrehalase, whose translation MQDWQHSVIYQIYPKSFHSHAGNATGDLLGIVDKLDYLKWLGVDCLWITPFLRSPQRDNGYDISDYYAIDPSYGTMADCDLLIAEAAKRGIKLMLDIVVNHTSIEHEWFQQARSSLDNPYRDFYIWRDQPNNWESKFGGSAWEYEAQTGQYFLHLFDHTQADLNWDNPKVRAEVFKLMRFWRDKGVGGFRLDVINLISKPADFPEDNTDGRRFYTDGPNVHEYLQEMHREVFEGHDLINVGEMSSTSLEHCIRYSRPESKELSMTFNFHHLKVDYPNLQKWVKADFDFLQLKQIFSDWQLGMQAGGGWNALFWCNHDQPRVVSRFGDDGEHRVVSAKMLATALHFLQGTPYVYQGEELGMTNPGFNTIEQYRDVETLNIFRLKRDAGESEASSMAAIMQKSRDNGRTPMQWSAEANAGFSTGEPWIGIPANAAQINVASQLDDPDSVLHHYRALIALRRHEPLIQEGVYRQLLQDHLHVWAYLREGHGERLLVLNNFYGTPCEIQLPDHVINPSQTPRLLISNYPDSPPLTGTLLLRPYESFVLHLKD comes from the coding sequence ATGCAAGACTGGCAACACTCGGTGATCTACCAGATCTACCCAAAAAGCTTTCACAGCCACGCGGGTAACGCCACCGGTGACCTGCTGGGTATCGTGGACAAGCTCGACTACCTCAAATGGCTGGGCGTTGACTGCCTGTGGATCACTCCGTTCCTGCGCTCGCCGCAGCGCGACAATGGTTATGACATCAGCGATTACTACGCCATCGACCCCAGCTACGGGACCATGGCCGATTGCGATTTGCTCATTGCCGAAGCGGCCAAGCGCGGCATCAAGTTGATGTTGGATATCGTGGTCAACCACACCTCCATCGAGCACGAATGGTTTCAGCAGGCGCGCAGCAGCCTCGACAACCCGTACCGCGACTTCTATATCTGGCGCGACCAGCCGAACAACTGGGAGTCCAAGTTCGGCGGCTCTGCCTGGGAATACGAGGCGCAAACCGGCCAGTACTTCCTGCACCTGTTCGACCACACCCAGGCCGACCTGAATTGGGACAACCCCAAGGTACGCGCCGAGGTGTTCAAGCTGATGCGCTTCTGGCGCGACAAAGGCGTGGGCGGTTTCCGCCTGGACGTGATCAACCTGATCTCCAAGCCTGCCGATTTCCCCGAAGACAACACCGACGGCCGGCGCTTCTACACCGACGGCCCGAACGTGCACGAATACCTGCAGGAAATGCACCGCGAAGTCTTTGAAGGGCATGACCTGATCAACGTCGGCGAGATGTCGTCCACCAGCCTCGAGCACTGCATCCGCTACTCGCGGCCGGAGTCGAAAGAGCTGTCGATGACCTTCAACTTTCATCACCTGAAAGTCGATTACCCGAACCTGCAGAAGTGGGTGAAGGCCGACTTCGATTTCCTGCAACTCAAGCAGATTTTCTCCGACTGGCAACTGGGCATGCAGGCCGGTGGCGGCTGGAACGCGCTGTTCTGGTGTAACCACGACCAGCCGCGCGTGGTCTCGCGCTTTGGTGACGACGGCGAGCACCGTGTGGTCTCGGCGAAGATGCTCGCCACGGCGCTGCACTTCCTCCAGGGTACGCCGTATGTGTACCAGGGCGAAGAGCTGGGCATGACCAATCCGGGGTTCAACACGATTGAGCAATACCGCGACGTGGAGACGCTGAACATCTTTCGCCTCAAACGCGATGCCGGTGAATCCGAGGCGTCGAGCATGGCGGCGATCATGCAGAAGTCTCGCGACAACGGTCGCACGCCGATGCAATGGAGCGCCGAGGCGAACGCCGGCTTCAGCACGGGCGAACCGTGGATCGGTATTCCGGCCAACGCGGCGCAGATCAACGTCGCCAGCCAACTGGATGACCCGGATTCGGTGCTGCATCACTACCGCGCGCTGATCGCTTTGCGCCGCCACGAGCCGCTGATTCAGGAAGGCGTGTACCGCCAGTTGCTGCAGGACCATCTGCACGTCTGGGCTTACCTGCGCGAAGGCCATGGCGAGCGCTTGCTGGTGCTCAACAACTTCTACGGCACGCCGTGCGAAATCCAGCTGCCCGATCACGTGATCAACCCGTCGCAGACGCCGCGCCTGCTGATCAGCAACTACCCCGACAGCCCGCCGCTTACCGGCACGCTGCTGCTGCGCCCTTACGAATCGTTTGTGCTGCACCTCAAGGACTGA
- the treP gene encoding PTS system trehalose-specific EIIBC component, whose protein sequence is MSHDYSTIAHEILENLGGSDNLEQAAHCVTRLRLALKDPSRVNSSALNQVDLVKGSFFTGGLFQVVIGPGEVEKVYAALREATGLAVSTIADVKQKGADKTNAMQRLVRVFSDVFMPILPALIIAGLLMGVNNLMGAKGMFIEGKTLLEAYPNLDGLWSLINLMANTSFVFLPALVGWSAAKRFGGSEILGIVLGLMLVHPDLLNAWNYGKAVAGLDGQSLPYFDIFGWFKIEKVGYQGQILPILMAAYVMSVIEKWLRARVPNAIQLLVVPITTIVVTGVLALAVIGPVTRHLGILITEGVVTLFDLAPMLGGAIFGLLYAPLVITGMHHMFLAVDLQLISTQGGTFIWPMIVMSNLAQGSAALAVFYTTRNARDKSMASTSAISAYFGITEPAMFGVNLRFKFPFYSALLGSALGSIFLSMNKVQASAIGVGGLPAFISILPQYIPVFVIGMVIAMVVPFVLTCALSMKIVRPGYRVA, encoded by the coding sequence ATGAGCCACGACTATTCAACCATTGCCCACGAGATTCTCGAGAACCTCGGAGGCAGCGACAACCTTGAGCAAGCTGCCCATTGCGTGACCCGCCTGCGCCTGGCGCTCAAGGACCCGAGCCGGGTCAACAGCAGTGCGCTGAACCAGGTCGACCTGGTCAAGGGATCGTTTTTCACCGGCGGCCTGTTCCAGGTCGTGATCGGTCCGGGCGAGGTGGAGAAAGTCTACGCCGCCCTGCGCGAAGCCACCGGCCTTGCGGTCTCCACCATCGCCGACGTCAAGCAGAAGGGCGCCGACAAAACCAACGCCATGCAGCGTCTGGTGCGCGTGTTTTCCGATGTGTTCATGCCGATCCTGCCCGCGCTGATCATCGCCGGCCTGTTGATGGGCGTGAACAACCTGATGGGCGCCAAGGGCATGTTCATCGAGGGCAAGACGCTGCTGGAGGCCTATCCGAACCTGGATGGCCTGTGGAGCCTGATCAACCTGATGGCCAACACCTCGTTCGTGTTCCTGCCGGCGCTGGTGGGCTGGTCGGCGGCTAAGCGATTCGGCGGCAGTGAAATCCTCGGCATCGTGCTGGGCCTGATGCTGGTGCACCCGGACCTGCTCAATGCCTGGAACTACGGCAAGGCCGTGGCCGGGCTGGACGGCCAGAGCCTGCCGTACTTCGATATTTTCGGTTGGTTCAAGATCGAGAAAGTCGGCTATCAGGGGCAGATCCTGCCGATTCTGATGGCGGCTTATGTGATGAGCGTGATCGAAAAATGGCTGCGGGCCCGCGTGCCGAATGCAATTCAACTGCTGGTCGTGCCGATCACCACCATTGTTGTCACCGGCGTGCTGGCGCTGGCGGTCATCGGCCCGGTGACCCGTCACCTCGGCATCCTGATCACTGAGGGCGTGGTCACCCTGTTCGACCTGGCGCCGATGCTCGGCGGTGCGATTTTCGGCCTGTTGTATGCCCCGCTGGTGATCACCGGCATGCACCACATGTTCCTCGCCGTGGACCTGCAGTTGATCTCCACCCAGGGCGGTACCTTTATCTGGCCGATGATTGTGATGTCCAACCTGGCCCAGGGCAGCGCCGCCCTCGCGGTGTTCTACACCACCCGCAACGCGCGGGACAAAAGCATGGCCTCGACCTCGGCGATTTCCGCGTATTTCGGCATCACGGAACCGGCCATGTTCGGCGTCAACCTGCGCTTCAAGTTCCCGTTCTACTCCGCGCTGCTGGGCTCGGCGCTGGGCAGCATCTTCCTGTCGATGAACAAGGTACAGGCGTCGGCCATCGGGGTCGGTGGCTTGCCGGCGTTTATCTCGATCCTTCCGCAGTACATCCCGGTGTTTGTGATCGGGATGGTCATCGCGATGGTCGTGCCGTTTGTTTTGACCTGTGCGTTGAGCATGAAGATCGTTCGGCCTGGATACCGGGTCGCCTGA